A single region of the Palaeococcus ferrophilus DSM 13482 genome encodes:
- a CDS encoding 50S ribosomal protein L3 gives MGKVSRPRRGSLGFAPRKRAKKIVPRIRKWPQEEETRLLGFAGYKAGMTHVLMIDDWPGRLTNGKEIFMPVTIVEVPPMVVYGIRAYKQGYLGLETATEVWAPNLHPDLKRRIKTLPKDYNEEAFQEKLGKLEEMINAGEIVEIRALVHTQPRLTKIKKKPDVMEYAIGGSDVAAKFEYIKNYLGKEIRASEVLKEGELLDAIAVTKGKGFQGVIKRFGVKLRSHKDSKGRRKVASIGPWHPTRVMWTVPMPGQMGFHTRTEYNKRLLRIGENGKLKLGDEEIEITPKGGFPHYGVVRNDFLMIAGTLPGSIKRIIRFRPAIRPPQRRPEVQAPQITYVSRESKQ, from the coding sequence ATGGGAAAAGTTAGCAGACCAAGGAGAGGTTCACTTGGCTTCGCTCCCAGGAAGAGGGCCAAGAAAATCGTCCCAAGGATACGCAAGTGGCCCCAGGAAGAAGAGACCAGACTGCTCGGCTTTGCCGGCTACAAGGCAGGAATGACCCACGTGCTCATGATAGACGACTGGCCGGGAAGGCTCACCAACGGGAAGGAGATATTCATGCCCGTCACCATAGTGGAAGTTCCGCCCATGGTGGTCTACGGAATCAGGGCCTACAAGCAGGGCTACCTCGGACTTGAGACGGCCACTGAGGTCTGGGCACCCAACCTTCACCCCGACCTCAAGAGGAGGATAAAGACCCTCCCCAAGGACTACAACGAGGAGGCCTTCCAGGAGAAGCTCGGCAAGCTTGAGGAAATGATAAACGCCGGCGAGATCGTTGAGATAAGGGCCCTCGTTCACACCCAGCCGAGGCTCACCAAGATCAAGAAGAAGCCCGACGTTATGGAATACGCCATAGGCGGAAGCGACGTTGCTGCGAAGTTCGAATACATAAAGAACTACCTCGGCAAGGAGATAAGGGCCAGCGAGGTTCTTAAGGAGGGAGAGCTCCTCGATGCCATAGCCGTCACCAAGGGTAAGGGCTTCCAGGGCGTCATCAAGCGCTTCGGCGTCAAGCTCAGGTCCCACAAGGACAGCAAGGGAAGGAGGAAGGTTGCCTCAATAGGCCCGTGGCACCCGACGAGGGTCATGTGGACGGTCCCCATGCCCGGTCAGATGGGCTTCCACACCAGGACCGAGTACAACAAGAGGCTCCTTCGCATAGGGGAGAACGGCAAGCTCAAGCTTGGCGACGAGGAGATAGAGATAACCCCGAAGGGCGGCTTCCCGCACTACGGAGTTGTCAGGAACGACTTCCTTATGATTGCCGGAACCCTTCCGGGCTCAATCAAGAGGATAATTAGGTTCAGGCCGGCCATAAGGCCACCCCAGAGAAGGCCTGAGGTTCAGGCACCACAGATAACCTACGTTAGTAGGGAGTCAAAGCAGTGA